A portion of the Aphelocoma coerulescens isolate FSJ_1873_10779 chromosome 1, UR_Acoe_1.0, whole genome shotgun sequence genome contains these proteins:
- the PRSS23 gene encoding serine protease 23: MAALSTLILLLCAAKDVMPSSPHWKPTWPSYRVPVILPQSTLNLDKPQFDAEARLEVVSPCGPACHKSSPLPTYEEVKNYLSYETLYANGSLTETEVGIYILSNGGDGSRGRSRTKRQIYGYDSRFSIFGKDFLLNYPFSTSVKLSTGCTGTLVAEKHVLTAAHCIHDGKSYVKGAQKLRVGFLKPKHKDGSKGSNITNSAMPEKMKFQWIRVKRTHVPKGWIKGNANDIGMDYDYALLELKKPHKRKFMKIGVSPPARHLPGGRIHFSGYDNDRPGNLVYRFCDVKDETYDLLYQQCDAQPGASGSGVYVRMWKRQNHKWERKIIGIFSGHQWVDMNGTPQDFNVAVRITPLKYAQICYWIKGNYLDCREG; the protein is encoded by the coding sequence ATGGCAGCCTTGTCCACTTTAATCCTCCTTTTGTGTGCTGCTAAAGATGTGATGCCTTCCAGTCCTCACTGGAAGCCAACTTGGCCGTCTTACAGAGTTCCCGTTATCCTGCCTCAGTCTACCCTGAACTTGGACAAACCACAGTTTGATGCTGAAGCCAGACTGGAAGTGGTATCTCCGTGTGGCCCAGCATGCCACAAAAGTTCTCCGCTGCCAACTTACGAAGAAGTGAAGAACTACCTGTCCTACGAAACCTTGTACGCTAATGGTAGCCTCACTGAAACTGAAGTGGGCATATATATTCTGAGCAACGGTGGTGATGGGTCTCGAGGCAGATCTCGAACTAAGAGGCAGATCTATGGCTATGACAGCAGGTTTAGCATTTTTGGGAAAGACTTCTTGTTGAATTACCCGTTCTCCACATCAGTGAAGCTCTCTACAGGTTGCACGGGGACGCTGGTGGCTGAAAAGCATGTTCTTACTGCCGCTCATTGTATCCATGATGGAAAGAGTTATGTCAAAGGAGCTCAGAAACTGCGGGTGGGGTTCCTAAAGCCCAAACATAAAGATGGCAGCAAAGGGTCCAATATCACCAACTCGGCAATGCCTGAGAAAATGAAATTCCAGTGGATCCGGGTGAAACGGACACATGTCCCCAAAGGATGGATCAAAGGCAATGCCAATGACATTGGCATGGATTATGACTatgccctgctggagctgaaGAAGCCACATAAAAGAAAGTTTATGAAGATAGGTGTGAGCCCACCAGCAAGACACTTACCTGGAGGGAGGATTCACTTCTCTGGCTACGACAACGACCGTCCCGGAAACCTGGTTTACCGTTTCTGCGATGTGAAAGATGAAACGTACGACCTGTTATACCAGCAGTGCGATGCCCAGCCGGGTGCCAGTGGATCTGGGGTGTATGTGAGGATGTGGAAGAGGCAGAATCACAAATGGGAGCGTAAAATTATTGGTATATTTTCAGGCCATCAGTGGGTGGACATGAATGGCACCCCACAGGATTTCAATGTAGCTGTTCGCATTACACCCCTCAAATACGCACAGATCTGTTACTGGATCAAAGGCAACTACCTTGACTGCAGGGAAGGATAA